In the Gallaecimonas pentaromativorans genome, one interval contains:
- a CDS encoding methyl-accepting chemotaxis protein — translation MPKLSITQKVMLGFLLLVLCLLASSLVTLLAGQQIRTQIQAMTTKATPLVLQTSQLSVVLLNADRQLKAVPGSTDPHIAITTMNNFGDLKASFHDTLDKLKILAKDSKDVLGLLEPLATMDQDYFALGQELGDKQQALLKAQEDINNARQQWRQALQGAKLASEIAIQENIDEVLAATDSFAINRPKQALDTLLAGNSALAGDAQQLMDAKEQYLTLKDEVAALADQTSGTIDYAIAVMGTVDQTAHDRVDSGAATVNRSLSLSFWLTLLALGISLLLAALVAWSVYRSIKKPLAELLSVQRAAARGDITQEVAFTSHNEFGLLSASTNQLLSHLRQLISQLSDGARQLGEVSQLNRDQSLETRQALELQRRQTQQVTTAMTEMEKAVQEVAQSTARTLSRVMEMDNAVGQGQKLVNGSSDASHSLAQRLDNTGKAIDDAHNYSQQIGSVLDVIQGVAEQTNLLALNAAIEAARAGDHGRGFAVVASEVRGLAQQTSESAKTIHGMIDSLQQSTRQAVSLMKDSQQQMEKGLEQNSRAAEAMGQIRALISDVTANSEHIASAATQQQATTEDIAQSLSQIAHITEQNHQGVAAFSDSSQRIEELIQAQEELVRHFQHR, via the coding sequence GTGCCGAAACTATCCATAACCCAGAAAGTGATGCTGGGTTTTCTGCTGCTGGTACTGTGCCTGCTGGCCAGCAGCCTGGTGACCTTATTGGCAGGGCAACAAATTCGCACCCAAATTCAGGCCATGACCACCAAGGCCACCCCGCTGGTGCTGCAAACCAGCCAACTGTCGGTTGTGCTGCTCAACGCCGACCGCCAGTTAAAGGCGGTGCCGGGTAGCACCGACCCCCATATCGCCATTACCACCATGAACAACTTTGGCGATCTCAAGGCGAGCTTCCACGACACCCTCGATAAGCTCAAAATCCTGGCTAAAGACTCCAAGGACGTATTGGGCCTGCTCGAACCCCTCGCCACCATGGACCAAGACTACTTTGCCCTGGGCCAGGAGCTTGGCGACAAACAGCAGGCGCTGCTCAAGGCCCAGGAGGACATTAATAACGCTCGCCAGCAGTGGCGCCAGGCCCTGCAAGGCGCCAAGCTGGCAAGCGAAATCGCCATCCAGGAAAACATCGACGAAGTGCTGGCTGCCACCGACAGCTTTGCTATCAACAGGCCCAAACAGGCTTTGGATACACTGCTCGCCGGTAACAGCGCCCTGGCGGGCGATGCCCAGCAGCTGATGGATGCCAAAGAGCAGTACCTGACTTTAAAAGACGAAGTGGCCGCCCTTGCCGACCAGACCAGCGGCACCATCGATTACGCCATCGCCGTGATGGGCACCGTCGACCAAACCGCCCATGACCGGGTCGACAGCGGCGCTGCGACCGTCAATCGCTCATTGAGCTTGAGCTTCTGGCTGACCTTGCTGGCCCTTGGCATTTCCTTGCTGCTGGCGGCATTGGTGGCCTGGAGCGTGTACCGCTCCATCAAAAAGCCGCTGGCCGAGCTGTTGTCGGTACAAAGGGCGGCAGCCCGTGGCGATATCACCCAAGAAGTGGCCTTTACCAGCCATAACGAGTTTGGCCTGCTCTCGGCCAGCACCAACCAACTGCTAAGCCACCTTCGCCAGCTGATAAGCCAGCTCAGCGACGGAGCCCGCCAGTTGGGCGAGGTGTCGCAACTGAACCGCGACCAATCCCTTGAGACCCGCCAGGCCCTGGAGCTGCAACGGCGCCAAACCCAGCAGGTCACCACCGCCATGACAGAGATGGAAAAAGCAGTGCAGGAAGTGGCCCAGTCCACCGCCCGTACCTTAAGCCGGGTGATGGAGATGGACAATGCGGTCGGCCAGGGCCAAAAACTGGTGAACGGCAGCAGCGATGCCAGCCACAGCCTGGCTCAGCGCCTGGACAACACCGGCAAGGCCATTGACGACGCGCACAATTATTCCCAGCAGATAGGCAGCGTGCTGGATGTTATTCAAGGAGTGGCGGAGCAGACCAACCTGCTGGCCCTGAACGCCGCCATCGAGGCGGCCCGAGCCGGCGACCATGGCCGCGGCTTTGCGGTGGTGGCCAGTGAAGTCAGAGGCCTTGCCCAGCAAACCTCCGAATCGGCCAAGACCATTCACGGCATGATTGACAGCCTGCAGCAAAGCACCCGCCAGGCAGTCTCCCTGATGAAAGACAGCCAGCAGCAGATGGAAAAGGGGCTGGAACAAAACAGCCGGGCCGCCGAGGCCATGGGGCAGATCCGCGCCCTTATCAGCGATGTCACCGCCAACAGCGAGCACATTGCCTCTGCCGCCACCCAGCAGCAGGCCACCACCGAAGACATCGCCCAGAGCCTCAGCCAAATCGCCCACATCACCGAGCAAAACCACCAGGGCGTGGCGGCGTTCAGTGATTCGAGCCAACGTATCGAAGAGCTTATCCAAGCCCAGGAAGAGTTGGTCAGGCACTTTCAGCACCGCTGA
- a CDS encoding MFS transporter produces MSQAQSIQVRPQGTGLAEFSLAVGGLAIGTGEFAAMGILPNLAQGIGVDIPTAGHTISAYALGVVVGAPLFAILGARMPRRMLLVLLMSIFAFGNLLSAAMSQYLPLIAARFVAGLPHGAYFGVASLVAASIVPHSQRASAVGRVMLGLSTANVIGVPLATWAGQWLGWRSLFVIVGALAVLTAVMVRLFVPRVAVAEGASVRNELSAFKEGQIWLTLLAASVGFGGIFAVYSYITPTLTEVTGIQESTVPWLLSLFGLGNIAGNIFGGKLADRSLKGTILGSFIWSAVALGLYVFAAKALWSAALLVFCIGCSVAVVPAMQTRLMDVGKKAQTLSAALNHSAFNIGNANGAWLGGLAISAGLGWTATGWVGALLALGGLLIIWLAFAIEKRSNP; encoded by the coding sequence ATGAGTCAAGCACAGAGCATTCAGGTCCGGCCCCAGGGCACGGGCCTGGCCGAGTTTTCCCTGGCCGTTGGCGGCCTTGCCATCGGCACTGGCGAGTTCGCCGCCATGGGCATCTTGCCAAACCTGGCCCAAGGCATTGGCGTGGATATTCCCACCGCCGGCCACACCATCAGCGCCTATGCCCTGGGCGTGGTGGTAGGGGCGCCGCTCTTTGCCATCCTGGGCGCCCGTATGCCAAGGCGCATGCTGCTGGTGCTGCTGATGTCCATCTTTGCCTTCGGTAACCTGCTGAGCGCCGCCATGAGCCAGTACCTGCCGCTCATTGCCGCTCGTTTCGTGGCGGGCCTACCCCACGGCGCCTACTTTGGGGTGGCCTCGTTGGTGGCCGCTTCCATCGTCCCCCACAGCCAGCGCGCCTCGGCGGTAGGCCGGGTGATGCTCGGGCTCAGCACCGCCAATGTCATTGGCGTGCCCCTTGCCACCTGGGCAGGCCAATGGCTGGGTTGGCGCAGCCTGTTTGTGATAGTAGGGGCCTTGGCAGTGCTGACCGCAGTGATGGTGAGGCTATTTGTGCCACGGGTGGCGGTGGCCGAGGGCGCCAGTGTGCGCAACGAACTGAGCGCCTTTAAAGAAGGGCAAATTTGGCTGACCCTGCTGGCCGCATCTGTAGGCTTTGGCGGTATCTTTGCAGTGTACAGCTACATCACCCCCACCCTCACCGAGGTCACCGGCATCCAAGAAAGCACCGTGCCCTGGCTGCTGTCCCTGTTTGGCCTTGGCAACATTGCCGGCAATATCTTTGGCGGTAAACTGGCTGACCGCTCCCTCAAAGGCACCATTCTCGGCTCCTTTATCTGGAGCGCCGTGGCACTGGGACTCTATGTGTTTGCCGCAAAAGCGCTGTGGAGCGCGGCGCTGCTGGTGTTTTGTATCGGCTGCAGTGTGGCGGTGGTGCCAGCCATGCAAACCCGGCTGATGGACGTGGGCAAAAAGGCCCAGACCCTGTCGGCCGCCCTTAACCATTCGGCCTTTAACATCGGCAATGCCAATGGCGCTTGGCTCGGCGGCCTTGCCATCAGCGCCGGCCTTGGCTGGACCGCCACCGGCTGGGTAGGCGCCCTGCTTGCCCTGGGAGGGCTGTTGATTATCTGGCTGGCCTTTGCCATTGAAAAGCGCAGCAACCCTTGA
- a CDS encoding (2Fe-2S)-binding protein: protein MAYQLKINGQQLQADVDADTPLLWVLRDTLDMKGTKFGCGMSLCGACTVHLNGNPIRSCVTPVAAVGDGAVTTVEGIGDDELGQRIQRTWKSLDVPQCGYCQAGQMMSALALLRQHPKPTDEQIDIGMGMNLCRCSTYLRIRQAIHQVAGELAPAKESEDAAHS from the coding sequence GTGGCGTATCAACTTAAGATAAATGGTCAACAGCTTCAGGCCGACGTCGACGCTGACACCCCGCTGCTGTGGGTCCTGAGGGACACCCTCGATATGAAGGGCACCAAGTTCGGCTGCGGCATGTCGCTGTGCGGCGCCTGCACCGTGCATCTTAACGGCAATCCCATCCGTAGCTGCGTGACCCCGGTGGCGGCGGTGGGCGATGGCGCTGTTACCACGGTGGAGGGCATCGGTGACGACGAGCTTGGCCAGCGCATTCAACGCACCTGGAAGAGCCTTGACGTGCCCCAGTGCGGCTATTGCCAGGCCGGGCAGATGATGAGTGCCCTCGCCCTGCTGCGCCAGCATCCCAAACCCACCGACGAACAAATCGACATCGGCATGGGCATGAACCTGTGCCGCTGCAGCACCTACCTTCGTATTCGCCAGGCCATCCACCAGGTAGCCGGTGAACTGGCGCCAGCAAAGGAGAGCGAAGATGCAGCCCATAGCTGA
- a CDS encoding xanthine dehydrogenase family protein molybdopterin-binding subunit yields the protein MQPIAEQGLSRRAFLKAGAALGGGLMVSLYLPPLAAAGAPQKAALNAYISITPDGMVEIMSVAPEIGQGIKTSLPMIIADELDADWAKVKVQQAPLAPEIYGRQSAGGSRSMPTHFDEHRRIGATARQMLKAAAAKRWQVPVAQCHTEPGEVVHQATGRRLGYGQLASDAAAMAVPEKVALKKPGEFRLIGQFTPGVDNDDIVNGRPLFGIDVTLPGMLYAVYQKGPVFGAKVKSANLAELRQMPGVKKAFVIEGDGDFYGLQGGVAIVASSWWQAQKARRALKVEWHQTPGDNQSSSDFDRQAQALWQKPPQQAIARQGDVVKALREASLVVEADYQYPFVAHGQLEPINCTAHWQGGKLTFWAPTQNPAGGRQQVAKVLGMAESDITVNVTRMGGGFGRRLFNDYMAEAGWIARALDGAPVKLLWSREDDFQHDYYRPGGYHRFKAALNQAGELTALSDHFVSFASQGQPLLAASMGDNQFPAGFVDNLRYDSSLIEAQIPTGWLRAPSSNALAWVFQSILDEAAHAAGKDPLAFQMALLARPAKGNTSFNATRMQSVLKAVAERSSWGRKPAEGRGLGFGCYFSHAGYFAEVVEASVSDGQVVVHKVWAVGDVGEFIVNPSGAMQQAQGAIIEGLSQALYQQVPIEGGAQVSNFHQHRLMSMPQVPEIDVHFLPSSYPTTGLGEPALPPVLPALCNALFAATGKRIRRLPIDPGQLS from the coding sequence ATGCAGCCCATAGCTGAGCAAGGTTTGTCACGGCGCGCCTTTTTAAAGGCGGGGGCTGCCCTTGGCGGCGGCCTGATGGTAAGCCTCTACCTGCCGCCCCTGGCCGCCGCCGGCGCGCCGCAAAAAGCGGCCCTTAACGCTTATATCAGCATCACCCCGGATGGCATGGTCGAAATCATGTCGGTGGCGCCGGAGATAGGCCAAGGGATTAAAACCTCGCTGCCAATGATCATCGCCGATGAACTGGACGCCGACTGGGCCAAGGTCAAAGTGCAGCAAGCGCCATTGGCACCAGAGATTTACGGGCGCCAATCCGCCGGCGGCAGCCGCAGCATGCCCACCCATTTTGACGAGCACCGCCGTATCGGCGCCACCGCCAGGCAGATGCTCAAAGCCGCTGCCGCCAAGCGCTGGCAGGTACCGGTTGCGCAGTGCCATACCGAGCCAGGTGAGGTTGTCCACCAAGCCACGGGCCGCCGCCTGGGTTATGGCCAGTTAGCCAGTGACGCCGCCGCCATGGCGGTGCCAGAGAAGGTAGCTCTTAAAAAACCAGGGGAATTTCGCCTTATCGGCCAATTCACCCCTGGGGTAGACAACGACGACATCGTCAACGGCCGGCCGCTGTTTGGTATCGATGTCACCCTGCCCGGCATGCTCTACGCCGTTTACCAAAAGGGCCCGGTATTCGGGGCCAAAGTGAAAAGCGCCAACCTGGCCGAGTTGCGGCAAATGCCGGGGGTAAAAAAAGCCTTTGTTATTGAAGGAGACGGCGACTTTTATGGCCTGCAAGGCGGGGTAGCCATAGTGGCAAGCAGCTGGTGGCAAGCGCAAAAGGCCCGCCGCGCCCTCAAGGTTGAATGGCATCAAACCCCGGGAGACAACCAAAGCAGCAGCGACTTTGACCGCCAGGCCCAGGCGCTTTGGCAAAAGCCGCCGCAACAAGCCATTGCCCGGCAAGGCGATGTCGTCAAGGCGCTGCGCGAGGCCAGCCTGGTGGTTGAAGCCGATTATCAATATCCCTTCGTTGCCCACGGCCAGCTCGAGCCCATCAACTGCACCGCCCACTGGCAGGGCGGCAAACTGACCTTTTGGGCACCAACCCAAAACCCGGCCGGTGGCCGCCAGCAAGTGGCCAAGGTGCTGGGTATGGCCGAGAGCGACATCACAGTGAACGTGACCCGCATGGGGGGCGGTTTTGGCCGGCGCCTTTTTAACGACTACATGGCCGAAGCCGGCTGGATAGCCCGCGCCCTTGATGGTGCCCCGGTGAAATTGCTGTGGTCCCGCGAGGATGATTTTCAGCACGATTACTACCGCCCAGGCGGCTATCACCGCTTCAAGGCAGCCCTTAACCAGGCCGGAGAGCTAACAGCGCTGAGTGATCACTTTGTCAGCTTCGCCAGTCAAGGCCAGCCGCTGCTGGCCGCCAGCATGGGCGATAACCAGTTCCCGGCTGGTTTTGTCGATAACCTGCGCTATGACAGCTCTCTTATCGAGGCCCAGATCCCCACCGGCTGGCTGCGGGCACCGTCCAGTAACGCCCTGGCCTGGGTGTTTCAGTCCATCCTTGATGAGGCGGCCCATGCCGCCGGTAAAGATCCACTGGCTTTTCAAATGGCGCTGCTGGCGCGCCCGGCCAAGGGCAATACCAGCTTCAACGCCACGCGGATGCAAAGCGTGTTAAAGGCGGTTGCCGAGCGCAGTAGCTGGGGCCGTAAACCGGCTGAGGGCCGGGGCCTTGGGTTTGGCTGCTATTTCAGTCACGCCGGTTACTTTGCCGAAGTGGTGGAGGCCAGCGTTAGCGACGGCCAGGTGGTAGTGCACAAGGTGTGGGCGGTAGGAGACGTTGGCGAGTTTATCGTTAACCCCAGCGGCGCCATGCAGCAGGCTCAGGGCGCCATCATCGAGGGGCTAAGCCAGGCGCTTTACCAGCAGGTGCCGATTGAGGGGGGCGCGCAAGTGAGTAACTTCCATCAGCACCGGTTGATGAGCATGCCCCAGGTGCCAGAAATTGACGTGCATTTCCTGCCCTCAAGTTACCCTACCACCGGCCTGGGGGAGCCGGCGCTGCCGCCGGTGTTACCAGCCCTATGTAACGCCCTCTTTGCCGCCACCGGTAAACGCATCCGCCGCTTGCCCATCGACCCCGGGCAATTGAGCTAG
- a CDS encoding RHS repeat-associated core domain-containing protein, which translates to MNGRVYDYNLGRFLSVDPLIQSPTSTQSINPYSYVMNNPLAGTDPTGYCSTGTNVKGHDAAGCQVAYINSDGKDPQGKKKGPVSNGASPKSSRLTQLPKQTSDLQGQGEIAQNMGVGTGGSANSIIPVHNLTTGDIWQSFFSGVGNNVANMGVDALNLVLNFTDLAGIVDPIEPVQPFTPVSNYFGSEGAAATDGVIAVTGARALAEGVVGLTEKGVAKVAGMRGAKGVIRSLDDVGSLRGAKLSEVERIADKKYLDMGWTKKPLKDGNGIRYFDGKGNSFQINRGYDGGKDMHGGPYIKLTQGNEKVRIPLHGNPDL; encoded by the coding sequence ATGAACGGCCGGGTGTACGACTACAACCTGGGCCGGTTCTTAAGTGTGGACCCGCTGATCCAAAGCCCCACCAGCACCCAGAGCATCAATCCCTACAGCTATGTGATGAATAACCCCTTGGCAGGCACTGATCCGACGGGGTATTGCTCAACAGGTACCAACGTCAAAGGGCATGATGCTGCCGGTTGCCAAGTGGCTTACATCAACTCCGACGGTAAGGACCCCCAAGGTAAGAAAAAGGGGCCAGTGAGCAATGGGGCCTCTCCAAAGTCTTCGAGACTAACTCAACTTCCTAAACAAACGAGTGATTTGCAAGGGCAGGGAGAAATCGCGCAAAACATGGGAGTTGGAACAGGTGGTAGCGCCAATAGTATAATCCCTGTTCATAACCTAACTACTGGAGATATATGGCAGTCATTTTTCTCTGGAGTCGGTAATAATGTTGCTAATATGGGAGTGGATGCATTAAACCTTGTTCTTAATTTTACCGATCTAGCAGGTATAGTTGATCCTATTGAACCTGTGCAGCCGTTTACTCCAGTGAGCAATTATTTCGGCTCCGAAGGAGCTGCCGCGACAGATGGGGTTATTGCTGTCACTGGTGCCAGGGCCTTAGCTGAAGGGGTTGTGGGTCTAACAGAGAAAGGCGTAGCGAAAGTTGCGGGAATGAGAGGGGCTAAAGGTGTTATCCGTTCACTAGACGATGTAGGAAGTCTTCGAGGAGCGAAGCTTTCGGAGGTGGAGCGGATAGCTGACAAGAAATATTTGGATATGGGCTGGACTAAAAAGCCGTTAAAGGATGGGAATGGCATCCGTTACTTCGATGGGAAGGGGAATAGTTTTCAAATTAATCGTGGTTATGATGGCGGTAAGGATATGCATGGTGGGCCGTATATAAAGCTCACTCAGGGAAATGAAAAGGTTAGAATTCCACTGCATGGGAATCCAGATTTATGA
- a CDS encoding RHS repeat-associated core domain-containing protein, translated as MNGRVYDYNLGRFLSVDPMIQSPTSTQSINPYSYVMNNPLAGTDPTGYCSTGTNVKGHDAAGCQVAYINSDGKDPQGKKKGPVSNGASPKPSSLTQLPKQTSEIGGQKQVAEKGSAAKFGEGGESDPKLRSPVSDSDWSVIQEKLNRHIGEAKSTVEALSSPESDGYSRLAFMYGYGRDDFGEAAKDLIEQFRGAITFMNGLLDNRSYFYRYKVADNAGDYGESTSQGIGLSDAFFRHSEHYNIGYTVLHEVGHKIGLNHDQNGFSNFGVNRQNLVQLSRIGREGDGTYPYWRSQNVSRDVLKRNVYQFVNAIKGDDYTFKR; from the coding sequence ATGAACGGCCGGGTGTACGACTACAACCTGGGCCGTTTCCTGAGCGTAGATCCGATGATCCAAAGTCCCACCAGCACCCAGAGCATCAACCCTTATAGCTATGTGATGAATAACCCCTTGGCAGGCACAGATCCGACGGGGTATTGCTCAACAGGTACTAACGTCAAAGGGCATGATGCTGCCGGTTGCCAAGTGGCTTACATCAACTCCGACGGTAAGGACCCCCAAGGTAAGAAAAAGGGGCCAGTGAGCAATGGGGCCTCTCCAAAGCCTTCGAGCCTAACTCAACTTCCTAAACAAACGAGTGAAATAGGTGGACAAAAGCAAGTCGCGGAGAAAGGTTCAGCTGCGAAGTTTGGAGAGGGGGGAGAAAGTGATCCTAAACTCAGGTCACCTGTTAGTGATAGTGATTGGAGCGTAATACAGGAAAAACTAAATCGCCATATAGGTGAAGCGAAATCAACAGTAGAAGCATTGTCTTCTCCTGAATCTGACGGATACAGTAGACTGGCATTCATGTACGGTTATGGTAGAGATGACTTTGGTGAGGCCGCTAAGGACCTGATTGAGCAGTTCAGGGGGGCAATTACCTTTATGAATGGACTTCTCGATAACAGATCTTATTTTTATCGCTATAAAGTTGCAGATAACGCTGGCGACTATGGTGAGTCAACTTCTCAGGGGATTGGACTTTCTGACGCATTTTTTAGACATAGTGAACATTACAATATAGGTTATACAGTGTTGCATGAGGTTGGTCATAAAATTGGACTTAATCATGACCAGAATGGCTTTAGTAATTTTGGTGTGAATCGGCAAAATCTAGTGCAGCTCTCTCGTATCGGGCGAGAGGGAGATGGAACTTATCCTTATTGGAGGTCTCAGAATGTTTCTAGAGATGTTCTCAAGAGAAATGTTTACCAATTCGTTAATGCTATTAAAGGTGACGATTATACCTTTAAAAGGTGA
- a CDS encoding RHS repeat-associated core domain-containing protein: protein MNGRVYDYNLGRFLSVDPLIQSPTSTQSINPYSYVMNNPLAGTDPTGYCAAATGSHICSNVKATTTQDGGTLKIHLTGGTRKQQQAVVQVISNGVSSAVSALSKAQVTTNEIGGQKQIAQQGGAGQNSEGSSSGTLNQKDALAATTLALPLSRAASATAAIAETAASGAAENVLTFNPVWAAIAAAVYSKSLNEGEDEALGKMRIDSDLDNRNKMPVAVIGETQKRASVMVNALKRSGMNVEVITDVWPKGLLPKNDMPSSLEFNRQWINSVMDRDMIIYDVGYDPTRIRNPSDFYKLERDETRKRSYSLRVGARLKE, encoded by the coding sequence ATGAACGGCCGGGTGTACGACTACAACCTGGGCCGGTTCTTAAGTGTGGACCCGCTGATCCAAAGCCCCACCAGCACCCAGAGCATCAATCCCTATAGCTATGTGATGAACAACCCCCTGGCAGGCACAGATCCGACGGGATATTGCGCGGCTGCTACAGGGTCGCATATTTGTAGCAATGTGAAGGCAACTACGACACAGGATGGCGGCACCCTTAAGATCCATCTCACGGGAGGGACGCGCAAGCAACAGCAGGCTGTGGTCCAGGTGATATCCAATGGGGTCTCTTCAGCGGTATCAGCCTTATCCAAAGCACAGGTCACCACGAATGAAATAGGTGGACAAAAGCAAATCGCGCAGCAGGGAGGAGCTGGACAGAATAGTGAAGGGAGCAGCTCAGGTACTTTAAATCAAAAAGATGCATTGGCAGCGACCACCTTAGCCCTTCCACTTAGTCGCGCCGCCTCAGCTACCGCTGCGATAGCAGAAACTGCTGCGAGTGGAGCTGCGGAAAATGTGCTGACTTTTAACCCTGTTTGGGCTGCGATCGCTGCGGCGGTATATTCAAAAAGCCTTAATGAAGGTGAAGATGAAGCTCTTGGAAAAATGAGAATTGATTCGGATCTTGATAATAGAAATAAAATGCCCGTTGCGGTAATTGGAGAGACTCAGAAAAGGGCCTCTGTAATGGTAAATGCTTTAAAGCGCTCGGGAATGAATGTTGAAGTGATAACAGATGTATGGCCTAAAGGGCTTCTTCCCAAAAATGACATGCCCAGTTCTCTTGAGTTTAACCGTCAATGGATAAATAGCGTTATGGATAGAGATATGATTATATATGATGTAGGTTACGACCCTACCCGCATTAGAAACCCAAGTGATTTTTATAAACTCGAAAGAGATGAAACAAGGAAAAGAAGTTATAGCTTAAGGGTAGGAGCGAGGCTTAAGGAGTGA
- a CDS encoding IS481 family transposase — protein sequence MNIKLHANAATTPKVRQYIQQSTQSVAALAKELGVSETTIRRWKHRDSAQDRSHTAHNLQTHLNPVQEWLIVELRKTLLLPLDDLLTVVRRFIFPELSRSALDRCLRRNGVGNLKALLPDTEPKSSPKSFKDYEPGYVHVDVKYLPQMPDETRRKYLFVAIDRATRWVYLEVMKDKTAASASRFLSHLTRQAPFKVRIVLTDNGKEFTDRFCATGQREPTGEHGFDQVCADQQIEHRLIKPRHPQTNGMVERFNGRIAVLLKENRFASAEDLAATLERYQRLYNQFIPQKALSHMTPLDKLKAYYQESPALFRIRPVNRSGPDT from the coding sequence TTGAACATCAAATTGCACGCTAACGCGGCCACCACGCCCAAGGTCCGACAATACATCCAACAATCGACCCAGTCGGTCGCGGCCTTGGCCAAGGAGCTGGGGGTGTCTGAAACCACCATCCGGCGCTGGAAGCACCGCGATAGCGCGCAGGACCGGTCGCACACCGCCCACAACCTGCAAACCCATCTCAACCCGGTACAGGAATGGCTTATCGTCGAGCTGCGTAAGACACTGCTCTTGCCGCTCGACGACTTGCTGACCGTGGTGCGTCGCTTCATCTTCCCTGAGCTATCCCGGTCGGCACTGGACCGTTGTTTGCGCCGTAACGGCGTCGGCAACCTCAAGGCGCTGCTGCCGGACACCGAGCCCAAGTCATCCCCCAAGTCGTTCAAGGACTACGAACCTGGCTACGTCCATGTCGACGTGAAATACCTGCCGCAGATGCCCGATGAAACGCGCCGCAAATACCTGTTTGTCGCCATTGACCGGGCCACCCGCTGGGTGTACCTGGAGGTTATGAAAGACAAGACCGCTGCTTCGGCCAGCCGCTTCCTGAGCCATCTTACCCGCCAGGCCCCCTTCAAAGTGCGTATCGTGCTGACCGACAACGGCAAGGAGTTCACTGACCGCTTCTGCGCCACCGGCCAGCGGGAGCCCACTGGCGAGCATGGGTTTGACCAAGTGTGTGCCGACCAACAGATAGAGCACCGCCTCATCAAACCTCGCCACCCGCAGACCAACGGCATGGTTGAGCGTTTCAATGGCCGTATCGCCGTGTTGCTGAAAGAAAACCGTTTCGCATCAGCCGAGGATTTGGCGGCCACCCTTGAGCGCTACCAGCGGCTATACAATCAATTCATTCCACAGAAAGCGTTGAGTCATATGACACCGCTGGATAAGCTCAAAGCGTATTACCAAGAGTCACCCGCGTTATTTCGGATAAGACCAGTCAATCGTTCGGGACCTGACACCTAA